In Citrus sinensis cultivar Valencia sweet orange chromosome 3, DVS_A1.0, whole genome shotgun sequence, the sequence TTTAGGCAATTAAAGATAGGTTGAGGCTCTTTGCACCCTCTAATTAGTATCAACACTTATCTACTTTGAACACCCctatcttaaattttagaataaaattttactcaaAATACCTTCCAAGAAaataccaaaataaattattacattaaatatttttattgtttcgaTCGGAATTTCCATAAGAACAATCTTCGGGCCAATTACTTGTTCATAAGCTATATTAAACACAGGGTGAGATTGATTCAATAGAAACTGTTGATAAGACATAAAGAGTATCTACTCTTTGTCATCAAGTACTGATTCTCGGTTCAGTTACTTTAACAGGAATCGTAAACTcctcttttaatttgtttaccaACTTCAAATGAATTACGTATCAAAATATACTTCTAATCTTAAAGAACTGCTGAGTTTTACCTTTCTGaaattgggaaaaataatATGCACATCTGTTATGGCGATATTCTTCTCGTTGCTTGTttaccaattaaattaatgagatataatatttacaaggAATTCAACCTCTCAAGCAAATTATTgagtatatataataattggtaagctaaaaaaaattatatttcattaattctatttcttttattttactatctCAATATAGATGGTAATAACACTAATCTCTTTAAATAATTGTATATCCTAATTGAATAAGGatagttttatgtttttataatatatgtgagCATATATATAGAACTGTATTTGTCTTAAGTATGATACGAATTCTCAGGATGTGGCGATTTtgctaaaattgattttgaaaaaaaaaaattacctaatagcaaaattaatttctaattttttgacATCACATTTAAGCCTCCCAAATACGCCCAGCCAATTGTGGAATATAAAAGCTTGTTAATTAGCACGGGTTGTACTGTGGTGTATGAATTTGTTTGcctttttatattctcatcgtattgaattaattgaaaatttgaagaatgCACATTTTATGGTCAGGAAGCTCttaatcaatttttcaaaagtgagattttattcttcacattctttgcttttgtttaTAAGGGGACTGATAAAATTGAAGGCATTTTCCTTGATTTGTCCAAGATAAACGACATACATCTAAATCCTTGAGCCTTTGCAAACATGTGCAATCTCAGATTACTTAGATTTTATATGCCCGAGTATAATGGTGTTCCAATAATGAGTTCTAAAGTGCATCTAGACCAAggtttggaatatcttcctgAAGAATTGAGATATCTCCACTGGCATCAATATCCTTTGAAAACACTGCCATTTGATTTTGAACCAGAGAATCTTATTGAGCTCAATTTGCCTTACAGTAAAGTTGAGCAAATTTGGGAAGGAAAAAAGGTATCGTGTACATTTATAgcaaaacattaatttttctttctttaaatacatatcattaattgtgaaattcaACAATGTCTATTTAATGTAATCctatttatctttttgttaCAGAAAACTTTCaagttaaaatatattgaCCTCAGTTATTCTCGATATCTTATAAGGACGCCGGACCTAtcaaaaatcccaaatctGGGGAGAATAATTCTTTTGAATTGTACAAACTTGGCTTGGGTTCCCTCATCGATCCAAAATTTCAACCATCTTAGTATGTTGTGTTTGGAGGGCTGCCAAAGTCTTAGGTCCTTTCCGAGCAACCTTCATTTTGTTTGTCCAATAACTATTAATCTCTCCTTTTGTGTTAATCTCACAGAGTTTCCACAGATTTCTGGGAATATAACAAACCTACACTTGCGGGAGACAGCAATAGAAGAAGTTCCCTCGTCCATTCACTGCCTAACTAATCTTAAAAAGTTGAGTTTGATTAATTGCACAAGGCTGAAGAGGGTTTCAACtattatttgtaaattgaAATCTCTTCTTGAACTTTATCTTCGAGGATGCTTAAGACTTGAGAGCTGTCCAGACATTCTGGAGAAAATGGAACATTTAAATCACATTGCTTTAGAAAGGACGGAAATTACAGAGCCGcctttttcatttgaaaatctaGAAGGGCTTGAAACGCTAGGCTTCGAGGGTTTCTCTGAACAAGGTAATTCGCCAGTAAACATTGGCAAGTTGAGCTCTTCCGATGCTGATTCAAACGAACTTAAACAGCTTTGGTTAAGAGGAACCAAATGTTTGGTGTCATATTTTGCATCGTCATTATCAGGCTTATCTCCTTTGGCATCACTAGATATAAGTGACTGTGCTTTAACGACTATTCCGCAAGATATTGGCTGTCTATCCTCACTGAAATACTTTTTTCTTAGAGGAAATAAGTTCGAGGATTTACCTGCAAGTATCAAGCAACTTTCACAGCTGATAATTCTTGACTTGAGCCGTTGCAATATGCTTCAGTCATTACCAGAGCTCCCACCAAGGTTGAAATGGTTAGACGCAACTGATTGCAAGCGACTCCAATCTTTGCCACAGATTGCATCATGTCTAGAAGAACTAGATTCGTCCGTACTCGAAAAGCTATCCAAACACTCCcatgaatataaaaattacttttggtTGAATTCGTGGTGGGACAAAGACAGTTCATCCATTGAGTTCATGTTTAGTAATTGCTTGAAACTGAATAAAAATGCAAACAACAAGAATTTGGCAGATTCACAAGTAAGGATTCAGCATATGGCGATTGCATCATTGAGACTATTTTATGAATTGGAAGTGGTATgcaattctctctcttttgctctctctctccccgACCCTATCTCTCTCTTTGTTACGtttaaaatcatgatttttcatttttcagggTCACTGTAAACTCGGGGGTCCCTCCATGATTTTACCTAGGAGCGAAATTCCAGAGTGGTTCATCAATCAAAGTTCAGGATCTGAAATAACTCTTCAACTGCCTCAGCATTGTTGTCAAAACTTAATCGGGTTTGCTCTTTGTGCTATTCTTGAAACGTCTGCTTGGACTGGGGATGGTTTTCACGTTGGCTGTGAATACAGCTTTGAAATGAATACTCTCTCTGAAAGGAAACATGTTGGTGGCTGTTGCTATTTTGGTTGTTATTCTAACAAGTTATCAGATCAAGTCATGCTTGGAATCAGTCCCCTGGggaatgttgggttttctgaTGATAACCACCATACAACTGTCTCGTTTAAGTTCTCCTCAGATTCCCAGCTAGTGGTACGTTGTGGGGTGTGTCCAGTGTATGTAAATGCCAACAAGACCAAGCCCAACAGTTTTACTCTCAAATTTGTTACCGAAATTTGGAAATTGGATGATATGGCAAGAGGTACAGGAACTCCGGCAAGTGAATCCGGCAACGAAGAATTTGAACCGACTCCCAAGAGAATTTGCAGAGACCACATCCACACCCCCTAACAACTGACTCACTcgttttcttattttcctcTTCAGCAAGTCCAGTGCTCCAATCAATTCCTATATCTTGATCTTTTTATGCGTTTTATCCCAATAATGTCTCTccctttctctatttttttttaaagaaaaaaacagagaaaatcCTACACTTGCCGAAATTGTCTTATACAAATTTGTATTTCTCCTCTtcattcactctttttttaattggcaCAATTTTTCATAATAGCAATGAAGTATTGATGTCGTTTAGTACATTTAATTGTTTGAACATTTAAGGTTTTATTCATTTCAAGTCCTTGCTTTAATGGACCTCCCTGTTCATTACGGTGTTTCAAATTGAGttcgtttttctttttttttttttaattctgacAAAAACGCTTTCAGAAAATACACTAAATTGAAAACATTTTCTTGGCTAGTGCACAGCTTGGTTAGTACTGACTACATAGACATTCAGTTTTATGGTATTCTCGTGAAGTTATTATAAGATGTTCTTTCCATATTTCATACTCCGTAAAACACTGAGACAGAGTTGCAAATTCATCAAAAGTCTTAGGTGAACAACAATTTCATCGTCGTCAATCGTTGAAGAGGGAAACTTTGTGAAGTCGATGAACCAAAAATGCTGGTTTCTGGGTTGGTTAATAGAGCTGGTTTCTGGGTTCCTTTGTTAGATCTAATACATTTGTGATAACGAGAAAGATAATTGTATGAAGATTGTTCACTGCAATCAGGGAAACAACTCTGTAACTTGTTTTTCATTCTCTATTCTTTGTGTGGATATATATGTGTCCCATCGGGATGAACCATAACAAATCCTATGCATGGAACTTCACTGTTTTGATTCTGGTTTTGCTTTAATTCTTGATTGATTGGCTGCTGTTTGTAAATCTTTAAGGTTTTTACCATGACCATATATGGGTTGatttaataaacataattgCTGATATGAGCTGGAAAAATCTGTTGCGTTCCCTTGGGTTATTCGAGGCCCACATACTTTGTGAATATAGTGGAACCTGAAATGGAATTGAAACTATGTCAGTAACATTCTCTATGAGGGTATCATTTAATTAACCAATAAAGGTTCTCAAAATAATGCATTAGATTTTGATCAGCAGAGTAAATGTGCAACACTAAACTTATACCAGGCTAGAATTAACACAGAGATAAAGTTAAAGAAGATGCAAAAgagaaatttgttttgccaTTTCGTCTATGAATAATGCTACTATGACATGCTGACCGACATAGTCCTCGTTGGTGTCCTGTAGGAAGTCGGTCTTCTTGTTGATTGACCGAGATCGTCGCTTGAGATTTTGGGCTACGAACGACAGCCAACCCAGCAAGAAGCTGTCGTCTATGTTTTATAAAATCGTGCAAATCTAAATTCATTAAGATCAAACCGACATGTCTTGCCTACGTTTTGAAGTCTCTTAAGTATGCACGAGTAAATCACGTGCATGGTGCTCGGTCAAATGTGTCAAAAGGGTTGTTTTGTTAGTTAGAAAAGGCGGGAAGCAGCTTTTATTTTAAGGCTGAGCAACTGGCTATCAAATGCGGTGTGCACCAACTCGGAGTCATATTCGTGTCCTTCTTCCTTAGTTTATCAAATGCAGTGTGCAACTGGCTATCAAATGCGGTGTGCACCAACTCGGAgtatttgctttattttggAAGGCTCGCAATGCTTTCAGGTTTGATTCACAGACCTTCTCTGTGGATGGAATTATCCACCTGGTGAGATTGGACCTCAGATTTGCTATCTCCACATTTGGATTTAAGCCCTCTGAACTATAGGGAGTTTTGGGTTATTGGATTACGGAGGATTTGCATGTCATAATTCTATCCAAGAGACTGATTCGTTTAGTTTCTTGGATGTGACCACCTCTTGGGGTTGGAAAATTAATAGTGGATGGTTGCTCTAGGGGCAATCCCGGGATAGCTGCAACGGGTGGTATTCTTCGTGATCATCAGGGTGACGTATTGGCTGCTTTTGGATCTTTTCTTGGTTGCCAACTGATTATTTTATGCTAAGCTTGTGGCTATTTGTGAGGGGTTGGAGCTTGCTACTCAACTTGGGTACTTTGCACTCGAGGTAGAATCGGACTCAGCAACAGTGGTTTCTTGAATTCACTCCCAGGGCCCTGTTCGTTGGGATTATGTTTACTTGTTACGTCGGTTGTGTGCTTTGATATCTTCCTCTCACATTTTGATTAGACATGTGCTTAGGCTACATTTGTTGCTGATTTTTTGGCCAATTGAGCTTACTCTCACCAGGTTAACTGACGTTTCTTGTGTGCTCAGGATCTACCTACGGGCTTAAccaatattctttatttagaTACACAAACTTTTCCTCATGTTAGATGATAGGATTATTggtttattatttcaattgattgtgtattcttttcttttttttaatgtatttacaTATGCTTTAGAAGGTTTTGGGTTATATTATCCTCCTTATGTAATTACttctatattaatttatatgatagGTAGGGGTCCCACCTAACCCTCCACCTctttagtaattattaattaaaaaaaaatggctatCTTTATAGAGCGATTTGTGAGCGGAGAGAAAGTTTTATACTTTTTGTTTCTCTGTAATTCCCTGGGCTACGTAACTTTTTTCCCAAATTAGTGAAAGCAATTGGTCCCGTTTCATTGTTGGTCAGTGGATATAGCACTTGATTgtgttttgtttcaattctttgtttTAGAGTCCTTATTGGTTCTTGGGGTTAATATCAAGATCTTGGGGCGTTTGATTCTAAGGAAACTTGTTCAAAATGGGTTATTAATAGATAGAAataatgtgtaaataaattaccaCCATACACTACTATAACACTAAATAGCACATAGCACcttctttaaaagataatgATTGCTCAAACCTTTGTTCCTAAAGAGTCAGAGGCTCATAGTATTCATggaaattaaatgtaaaatttgtaTTCTTTGTAAACTTTCAGAAAAGCCACAGGTAGAACACTTGGTAGAGAGACTCACCCTCGAGCTAAAAAAATACCGCAGCTTTGATCTTTCTCAACAAAATCATAACGTGATTGTTGAGTGTCTGGTGAAGCAAATCAGAATAGAGCTCAACGACATTGTCAGCTGCGTTTCGGGGCTGGATTTGTTTTAAGCAAAACGACGTGAAGTATAGCGTTTTGATGGGCACTGGCATTGCACATTAAAACGACTTGAAAGGATGCCgtttttgttttaatgaaTCATGAGCCATGCACGTGCACAAACAAAGCTGTTATAAGTCGTTATTGCTCGTGGCTATCGCGTGATCTTCTGGGCTGCATCAAATTCAGTTACAGAGCTGTTGAGATAGCTGGCTCTGGTGAAACTAACTGAGGGAAGCTGTGAgctatatagagagagagatattTGGCATATTCTTGATCTGTGAGAGTTGCCCTGTAATTCTCTGAGATTCTTCTTGATAATCAATAAAAGCTGATAGTATTGTTTCTTCTGTGGATGGAAGCGTTCTTTTAATTCTTGTGTTCGTCATCATCATTCTCTGCATTTAATTTCATCTTAGTTTCTGATCGTTCAAGTTAATTACACTTAGTCCTGATTCATTTTCGTAAGCATCTTGATTGGTTTGATATAAAGATCTTGGGCTGCAATTTGGGATTGCTTGAGTTCTTGAGCACACCGATTGCAACAGTGATGAATCAATAAATCTCAAAGTTATGGCTCTTTCCCCATTAAGTTTACTTATTACTGCACCGGAGTGAATATGATCCACCAGACGTAGGTAAAGCGTTAACACTACCCaatttttcacaataaatttGTTGGGTACTTTTGTCTGTTCTCATCTCATTTTAGCATATGCATGTAATATGATTTGCTGCTGTATATCCATTGTGCGGTGTACTGTATTGAGGTGATAAAATAAGTAACCACAAAGCTCATGATAGTATATAACAGTGCCAAATCAGTTAGCATACAAACTTTTTATAGCTTTCTAAATATAAGCATTGAATTTTAACGGTCACAAAGTCAAAAAGTAGCCAGAGCTTCGCCTTCATCTTCTTGCATTATTGTGAAAATCTAATGTATAAGAATATTATAGTCTTTTCCAAATTGTCAGGGGGACAGAAAAAGCTGGATTTAGAAT encodes:
- the LOC127900784 gene encoding disease resistance-like protein DSC1; this encodes MNLSSRNEAELVEEIVADISKKLEDMSDSTDLDGFIGINSRIEEIKSLLCLESHDARIVGIWGMGGIGKTTIASVVFHQISRYFQGNCFMANVREESNKLGVIRVRDEVISQVLGENLKVGTLTIPQNIKKGLQRMKVLIVLDDVHDEFTQLESLAGVIDRFSPGSRIIITTRDKRVLDKCEVSNIFEVKGLEHNKAFELFCRKAFGQNNRSHDLYQLSQRVVCYADGNPLALEVLGSSLYQNSIQQWEDKLHNLNLISEPNIYKVLKISYDELNSEEKGIFLDIACFFKGEDVDLLTRIQDNPTSMCHRLKILVGKSLIAISDRKRLQMHDLLQEMGQTIVRQESLKEPGKQSRLWDHNDVYHVLKKNKASSSLFGYMHHQFSSLVFKFPQISGNITNLHLRETAIEEVPSSIHCLTNLKKLSLINCTRLKRVSTIICKLKSLLELYLRGCLRLESCPDILEKMEHLNHIALERTEITEPPFSFENLEGLETLGFEGFSEQGNSPVNIGKLSSSDADSNELKQLWLRGTKCLVSYFASSLSGLSPLASLDISDCALTTIPQDIGCLSSLKYFFLRGNKFEDLPASIKQLSQLIILDLSRCNMLQSLPELPPRLKWLDATDCKRLQSLPQIASCLEELDSSVLEKLSKHSHEYKNYFWLNSWWDKDSSSIEFMFSNCLKLNKNANNKNLADSQVRIQHMAIASLRLFYELEVGHCKLGGPSMILPRSEIPEWFINQSSGSEITLQLPQHCCQNLIGFALCAILETSAWTGDGFHVGCEYSFEMNTLSERKHVGGCCYFGCYSNKLSDQVMLGISPLGNVGFSDDNHHTTVSFKFSSDSQLVVRCGVCPVYVNANKTKPNSFTLKFVTEIWKLDDMARGTGTPASESGNEEFEPTPKRICRDHIHTP